From one Streptomyces sp. CA-210063 genomic stretch:
- a CDS encoding 3'-5' exonuclease translates to MPTFVIFDLEFTTWPGAMEQDWSAPGRLREIVQIGALRLDEEYSVVEEYETLVRPVVNPSLSPFFTDLTGIDQQAVDRDGLPPAQALSDFLAFCQGRSVLSYGNDMLVLGENIGWARARGEQIKHNALTPGFLNIRPWLNTVAPATAAINSGRLWQVLGLTRPAPGDEHSALFDCHSIAAALRHLSDEGATLPEALFL, encoded by the coding sequence TTGCCCACCTTCGTCATCTTCGACCTGGAGTTCACGACCTGGCCGGGGGCCATGGAACAGGACTGGTCGGCTCCCGGCCGGCTGCGGGAGATCGTGCAGATCGGCGCGTTGCGTCTGGACGAGGAGTACTCCGTCGTCGAGGAGTACGAGACGCTGGTCCGGCCGGTGGTGAACCCGAGCCTCTCGCCGTTCTTCACCGACCTCACCGGCATCGACCAGCAGGCCGTCGACCGGGACGGCCTCCCACCCGCACAGGCGCTGAGCGACTTCCTCGCCTTCTGCCAGGGCCGGTCCGTCCTCTCCTACGGCAACGACATGCTCGTCCTCGGCGAGAACATCGGCTGGGCCCGCGCCCGGGGCGAGCAGATCAAGCACAACGCCCTCACCCCCGGCTTCCTCAACATCCGCCCCTGGCTCAACACCGTCGCCCCGGCCACGGCAGCCATCAACTCGGGCCGTCTGTGGCAGGTCCTGGGCCTCACCCGCCCCGCCCCGGGCGACGAACACTCCGCCCTCTTCGACTGCCACTCCATCGCGGCGGCGCTGCGGCACCTGTCCGACGAGGGGGCCACTCTGCCGGAGGCGTTGTTCCTGTAG
- a CDS encoding dihydrofolate reductase family protein: protein MGTVVMHNVVSVDGFIADANDQVGPLFDWYSNGDVPLGGVGQAKVSKVSAEYVKPMWAGLGVLVVGRHVFDITNGWEGTPPAGEHIVVVSHRPRPEGWHPDAPFHFVDGVPEAIAKAQELAGDRNVGVAAGDVGGQAFALGLVDEVAMDVVPVVFGSGKRYFGSTDTQHLLDDPHTVIRGDRVLHLLYRVRR from the coding sequence ATGGGCACCGTGGTGATGCACAACGTCGTATCCGTGGACGGCTTCATCGCCGACGCGAACGATCAGGTCGGCCCGCTGTTCGACTGGTACTCCAACGGCGACGTCCCGCTCGGCGGTGTCGGCCAGGCCAAGGTCTCGAAGGTCTCGGCCGAGTACGTCAAGCCGATGTGGGCGGGCCTCGGCGTGCTGGTGGTCGGCCGGCACGTGTTCGACATCACCAACGGCTGGGAGGGGACGCCTCCGGCGGGCGAGCACATCGTCGTCGTATCGCACCGGCCCAGGCCCGAGGGATGGCACCCGGATGCCCCGTTCCACTTCGTCGACGGTGTCCCCGAGGCGATCGCGAAGGCCCAGGAGCTCGCCGGCGACCGCAACGTCGGCGTGGCGGCGGGCGACGTGGGCGGCCAGGCCTTCGCGCTCGGCCTGGTCGACGAGGTGGCCATGGACGTCGTCCCCGTCGTCTTCGGCTCCGGCAAGCGGTACTTCGGCTCGACCGACACCCAGCACCTCCTCGACGACCCGCACACGGTGATCCGGGGCGACCGGGTCCTCCACCTGCTCTACCGGGTACGCCGCTAG
- a CDS encoding Lrp/AsnC family transcriptional regulator encodes MDDTDSAILSHLQRDARLTNRELARLVGIAPSTCLERVRALRSRGVITGYHAAVQPRLLGRSLQALVFARLRPLSRDVISGFEAYLSQLPEVVSVFVVSGDDDFVVHVAVPDIDRLHAFLMDRFSARREVVSFRSSVIYQQTNVRVLTPLDGHEYGGGR; translated from the coding sequence ATGGACGACACTGATTCGGCGATCCTCAGCCATCTGCAGCGCGATGCACGGCTCACCAACCGGGAGTTGGCCCGCCTCGTGGGCATCGCACCCTCCACCTGCCTGGAGCGGGTCCGGGCCTTACGGTCGCGCGGCGTCATCACCGGCTACCACGCGGCCGTGCAGCCCCGGCTGCTGGGCCGCTCGCTCCAGGCACTGGTCTTCGCCCGGCTGCGCCCGCTGAGCCGGGACGTGATCTCCGGCTTCGAGGCGTATCTGTCCCAACTTCCCGAGGTGGTCTCGGTCTTCGTGGTCTCCGGCGACGACGACTTCGTCGTGCACGTGGCCGTACCGGACATCGACCGGCTGCACGCCTTCCTCATGGACCGGTTCAGCGCCCGGCGGGAGGTGGTGAGTTTCCGCAGCTCGGTGATCTACCAGCAGACGAACGTGCGGGTGCTGACGCCCTTGGACGGCCACGAGTACGGCGGGGGCAGGTAG
- a CDS encoding HEAT repeat domain-containing protein, with translation MGGGGENDGNNGGKDGGTGGAAHQIAFFLRELSAAEPGRRAAAVKGLGRLGRWDEHGDVVVRAARDAEAEVRAGAADALGRLGDAGDSGAGAVVVELMGDADPQVRRRASLAAERLALTGPAVTEAFRRLLLDDSDWHLRLNGLLGLSSREDTVDMAVYVRLLGERTPYLWGPARRALLASLPRKPALDEVLRTAEHGHGLARVRALEMLPAEDIRRMRDSLLAGLRDESPDVRSAVVRQLSKDRRPSTADALLSALEAETDTDTAALLLRTLGQWKETRAVPAVVRWLDRPGTGSIAVQALVDIGTPTAVEWLRATVAATPGPEAGPGLGRPEVRAAAATALGELAATGSTLTLLALLHDPDERVRAGAVDGLRLLGRRRLRRRRRGARAEALLGLLTTDEPIIGHTRDALSEYPETRPALRRLIDHPSDEVRAAVLSLLDEDDDGDVALFLSHLDDPSEPVRHQALVGIGRYVYWYEELPDAPDGLDLLGVITALSRSPAVSPRTRYEAGRLLDELKGYGVV, from the coding sequence ATGGGTGGCGGCGGCGAGAACGACGGCAACAACGGCGGCAAGGACGGCGGCACAGGCGGTGCGGCACATCAGATCGCCTTCTTCTTACGGGAGTTGTCGGCGGCAGAACCGGGGCGGAGAGCGGCGGCCGTCAAGGGGCTCGGGCGGCTGGGGCGGTGGGACGAGCACGGTGATGTCGTCGTGCGGGCGGCTCGGGACGCCGAGGCCGAGGTGCGGGCCGGGGCGGCCGACGCGCTGGGACGACTCGGGGATGCCGGGGACAGCGGGGCGGGCGCGGTGGTCGTCGAGCTGATGGGGGACGCCGATCCGCAGGTACGTCGTCGCGCGTCGCTCGCCGCCGAGCGGCTGGCGCTCACCGGGCCGGCCGTCACCGAGGCGTTCCGGCGGCTGCTGCTGGACGACTCGGACTGGCATCTGCGGCTCAACGGGCTGCTCGGGCTGAGCAGTCGGGAGGATACCGTCGACATGGCGGTGTACGTACGGCTGTTGGGCGAGCGGACGCCGTACCTGTGGGGCCCCGCGCGGAGGGCCCTGCTCGCCTCGCTGCCACGGAAGCCCGCACTGGACGAGGTGCTGCGCACCGCGGAGCACGGCCACGGCCTCGCTCGCGTGCGGGCACTGGAGATGCTGCCCGCGGAGGACATCCGCCGCATGCGCGACTCACTCCTCGCCGGCCTGCGCGACGAGTCCCCGGACGTCCGGTCGGCGGTCGTGCGCCAACTGTCCAAGGACCGGCGGCCGAGCACGGCCGACGCCCTGCTGTCGGCACTGGAGGCCGAGACCGACACCGACACCGCCGCCCTGCTCCTGCGCACCCTCGGCCAGTGGAAGGAGACCCGCGCCGTGCCCGCGGTCGTGCGCTGGCTCGACCGTCCGGGGACGGGCTCCATCGCCGTGCAGGCCCTGGTCGACATCGGTACACCGACGGCGGTCGAGTGGCTCAGGGCGACAGTCGCCGCCACCCCCGGTCCCGAGGCGGGCCCCGGTCTCGGTCGTCCCGAGGTCCGGGCGGCCGCCGCCACCGCGCTGGGCGAACTGGCGGCCACCGGGTCCACCCTGACACTGCTGGCGCTCCTCCACGATCCGGACGAACGGGTGCGGGCCGGAGCGGTGGACGGTCTGCGGCTGCTCGGACGGCGCAGGCTGCGGCGCCGGCGGCGGGGCGCGAGGGCCGAGGCCCTGCTCGGACTGCTGACGACCGACGAGCCGATCATCGGGCACACCCGCGACGCGCTCAGCGAGTATCCCGAGACCCGCCCCGCCCTACGACGCCTGATCGACCACCCGTCCGACGAGGTCAGGGCGGCCGTCCTCTCCCTCCTTGACGAGGACGACGACGGAGACGTAGCCCTCTTCCTGTCCCACCTCGACGATCCGTCCGAACCCGTCCGCCACCAGGCGCTGGTGGGCATCGGACGCTACGTCTACTGGTACGAGGAGCTGCCCGACGCACCCGACGGGCTCGATCTGCTCGGCGTGATCACCGCGCTCTCGCGCTCCCCCGCCGTCTCCCCCCGCACCCGGTATGAGGCGGGCCGCCTCCTCGACGAGCTGAAGGGCTACGGCGTCGTCTGA
- a CDS encoding serine hydrolase domain-containing protein produces the protein MRIKRLVGTALGTTLLLVTTAPAVSAAPGDVGTAPAPAGLDRDGLRGTLDAIHEAGMYGTYSSVRDGRERWTGASGSADVDTGRKVTPNMRHRVGSISKTFTSVAILQQVERGRISLDAPVTDYVPELFDGTAADRERGDAITVRMLLNHTSHIGDYILGAFPSLAQNSTAGLDEGRFRSISPGELVRLGLAAPATGRPGAQPGSYSNTNYVIAGLILEKVTGQKASAYLTRHVIDRAGLDHTSFPRTPYIKGPHPKMYESFYGLIDPPRDYSVYDMSWAYTAGAIVSTTDDLNRFYRKLLAGDLVGRASLAEMQRTVPVSVAGDPNATIDYGLGIYTVELPGCGRFWGHDGAVFGAGTISLTRADGGRQLSMGWNLMKYQRLNADGTALEPSPIDEAINIHLVEGLCPTPETSAAEGSGAALKSGIAAADAERALPDGLLGVDLSTGGRPVAPNVAPNR, from the coding sequence GTGCGCATCAAGCGTCTCGTCGGGACCGCACTGGGCACCACACTTCTGCTCGTCACCACGGCGCCCGCGGTGTCCGCCGCGCCCGGTGACGTGGGCACGGCCCCGGCGCCCGCCGGACTGGACCGGGACGGGCTGCGCGGCACGCTGGACGCGATCCACGAGGCCGGTATGTACGGCACGTACTCGTCGGTGCGTGACGGGCGTGAGCGCTGGACGGGTGCGTCGGGGTCGGCCGACGTGGACACGGGCCGGAAGGTCACCCCGAACATGCGGCACCGCGTCGGCAGCATCAGCAAGACGTTCACGTCGGTGGCGATCCTGCAGCAGGTGGAGCGGGGCCGGATCAGCCTCGACGCCCCGGTCACGGACTACGTCCCGGAGCTGTTCGACGGGACCGCCGCCGACCGGGAGCGCGGTGACGCCATCACCGTACGCATGCTCCTCAACCACACCAGCCACATCGGCGACTACATCCTCGGCGCCTTCCCCTCCCTCGCCCAGAACTCCACCGCCGGCCTCGACGAAGGGCGCTTCCGTTCGATCAGCCCCGGGGAACTCGTACGGCTGGGCCTGGCGGCCCCCGCCACCGGCCGCCCCGGCGCGCAGCCGGGCTCGTACTCGAACACCAACTACGTCATAGCCGGCCTGATCCTGGAGAAGGTCACCGGCCAGAAGGCGTCGGCGTACCTCACCCGCCACGTGATCGACCGCGCCGGCCTGGACCACACCTCGTTCCCGCGGACCCCGTACATCAAGGGCCCGCACCCCAAGATGTACGAGTCCTTCTACGGTCTCATCGACCCGCCCCGCGACTACAGCGTCTACGACATGTCCTGGGCCTACACCGCCGGAGCGATCGTCTCCACGACCGACGACCTCAACCGCTTCTACCGCAAGCTGCTCGCCGGCGACCTCGTCGGCCGGGCGTCCCTCGCCGAGATGCAGCGCACGGTTCCGGTGTCGGTGGCGGGCGACCCGAACGCCACCATCGACTACGGCCTCGGCATCTACACCGTCGAACTCCCTGGCTGCGGGCGTTTCTGGGGCCACGACGGAGCGGTCTTCGGCGCCGGCACCATCAGTCTCACCAGGGCGGACGGCGGTCGTCAGCTGTCCATGGGCTGGAACCTGATGAAGTACCAGCGCCTCAACGCGGACGGTACGGCCCTGGAACCGAGCCCGATCGACGAGGCGATCAACATCCACCTCGTCGAGGGGCTCTGCCCGACACCGGAGACGAGTGCGGCGGAGGGGTCCGGGGCGGCGCTGAAGTCCGGGATCGCGGCGGCGGACGCCGAGCGGGCCCTTCCGGACGGCCTGCTGGGCGTGGACCTGTCCACCGGGGGCCGGCCGGTGGCCCCGAACGTGGCCCCGAACCGGTAA
- a CDS encoding purple acid phosphatase family protein produces MRCCLSAPLAALAALPAPADLLRSGALLTPAVLRSALAARRERRTHPDTVTALHLELVTLTENSAVITWYTAVPGTDDGFGHLLPAVTEGEVVYGTHPAHLDRTAAEDHPTAHHYVELTDLEPGQTYYYQARSRGRAATPTPLHLVRGNAVGTSLHGLGSHGGPYSFTTPQPPPGRHLVSLALCNDLHLGETTAGLVAGVPMLRGVSQPPGLAPYPEIMSRAMIEEAQRRGADLLLAAGDISAAGAPRDLAEARRILDGFGTHGRDYFVVRGNHDRPRHPDDAFRDGFLGGGDGPGYFARDLGGLRLIGLDTYEKDGNGGDAGGLGAEQLAWFRAKLREERDQPTIVFGHHPLTTRDAVFPMGRGQRLDRRQAREIVDAYASAPGVFLHHAGHTHRNKRTVLTSAPHVTQQEVSAVKDYPGGFCLLRVHTGGYALNYYKNSSVPARAWVERSRRTAGGLWPHHALGRSVTDRNSMRRHDLSGVGAHG; encoded by the coding sequence ATGCGCTGCTGCCTCTCCGCTCCCCTCGCCGCCCTGGCGGCGCTCCCCGCCCCCGCCGACCTCCTCCGCTCCGGCGCGCTCCTCACCCCGGCCGTGCTCCGCTCAGCACTCGCCGCGCGCCGGGAACGCCGTACCCACCCCGACACCGTGACGGCCCTCCACCTGGAACTGGTCACCCTCACGGAGAACAGCGCCGTCATCACCTGGTACACCGCCGTGCCCGGCACCGACGACGGCTTCGGTCACCTGCTCCCCGCCGTCACCGAGGGCGAGGTCGTCTACGGCACCCACCCGGCCCACCTCGACCGCACCGCGGCAGAGGACCACCCCACCGCCCACCACTACGTGGAACTCACGGACCTGGAACCGGGCCAGACGTACTACTACCAGGCCCGTTCGCGCGGCCGGGCCGCCACACCGACCCCCCTGCACCTGGTCCGGGGCAACGCCGTGGGCACCTCGCTCCACGGCCTGGGCTCGCACGGGGGGCCGTACTCCTTCACCACCCCGCAGCCGCCCCCCGGCCGCCACCTCGTCTCCCTCGCGCTCTGCAACGACCTGCACCTCGGCGAGACCACCGCGGGCCTGGTGGCCGGCGTGCCGATGCTGCGCGGGGTCTCGCAGCCGCCCGGTCTCGCCCCGTACCCGGAGATCATGAGCCGGGCCATGATCGAGGAGGCCCAGCGGCGCGGGGCGGACCTGCTGCTGGCCGCCGGGGACATCTCGGCCGCCGGCGCGCCCCGCGACCTGGCCGAGGCCCGCCGCATCCTGGACGGTTTCGGCACCCACGGGCGGGACTACTTCGTCGTACGCGGCAACCACGACCGCCCGCGCCACCCCGACGACGCCTTCCGCGACGGGTTCCTGGGCGGCGGTGACGGGCCCGGCTACTTCGCCCGCGACCTGGGCGGGCTGCGCCTGATCGGCCTCGACACCTACGAGAAGGACGGCAACGGGGGCGACGCAGGCGGCCTCGGCGCCGAGCAACTCGCCTGGTTCCGGGCCAAGTTGAGGGAAGAGCGGGACCAGCCCACCATCGTCTTCGGCCACCACCCGCTGACCACGCGCGACGCCGTCTTCCCCATGGGGCGCGGCCAGCGCCTCGACCGCCGCCAGGCCCGGGAGATCGTCGACGCGTACGCGTCCGCCCCCGGCGTCTTCCTCCACCACGCGGGCCACACCCACCGCAACAAGCGCACGGTCCTGACCAGCGCCCCGCACGTCACCCAGCAGGAGGTCAGCGCGGTCAAGGACTATCCGGGCGGCTTCTGCCTCCTGCGCGTCCACACCGGCGGCTACGCCCTCAACTACTACAAGAACAGCAGCGTCCCGGCCCGCGCCTGGGTCGAACGCAGCCGCCGCACGGCCGGCGGTCTCTGGCCGCACCACGCCCTCGGCCGCTCGGTGACCGACCGCAACAGCATGCGCCGCCATGACCTGTCCGGCGTCGGAGCGCACGGCTGA
- the argG gene encoding argininosuccinate synthase, with amino-acid sequence MSKVLTSLPAGERVGIAFSGGLDTSVAVAWMRDKGAVPCTYTADIGQYDEPDIASVPGRAKTYGAEIARLVDCRAALVEEGLAALTCGAFHIRSGGRAYFNTTPLGRAVTGTLLVRAMLEDNVQIWGDGSTFKGNDIERFYRYGLLANPHLRIYKPWLDADFVTELGGRKEMSEWLVAHQLPYRDSTEKAYSTDANIWGATHEAKTLEHLDTGIETVEPIMGVRFWDPEVEILTEDVTVGFDQGRPVTINGKEFDSAVDLVMEANAIGGRHGLGMSDQIENRIIEAKSRGIYEAPGMALLHAAYERLVNAIHNEDTVAQYHNEGRRLGRLMYEGRWLDPQALMIRESLQRWVGAAVTGEVTLRLRRGEDYSILDTTGPAFSYHPDKLSMERTEDSAFGPVDRIGQLTMRNLDIADSRAKLEQYAGLGLIGTGSPTIGASQAAATGLIGTMPELPEGGAEVIASRGEVSAEDALLDRAAMESGTD; translated from the coding sequence ATGTCCAAGGTCCTCACCTCTCTTCCGGCCGGCGAGCGCGTCGGCATCGCCTTCTCGGGCGGGCTCGACACCTCGGTCGCGGTCGCGTGGATGCGCGACAAGGGTGCCGTCCCGTGCACCTACACCGCTGACATCGGCCAGTACGACGAGCCCGACATCGCCTCGGTGCCCGGCCGCGCGAAGACTTACGGTGCGGAGATCGCGCGCCTGGTCGACTGCCGGGCCGCGCTGGTCGAGGAGGGCCTGGCGGCGCTGACCTGCGGCGCGTTCCACATCCGCTCGGGCGGGCGGGCGTACTTCAACACGACCCCCCTCGGCCGTGCCGTCACCGGCACGCTGCTGGTGCGGGCGATGCTGGAGGACAACGTCCAGATCTGGGGCGACGGCTCCACCTTCAAGGGCAACGACATCGAGCGGTTCTACCGGTACGGGCTCCTCGCCAACCCGCACCTGCGGATCTACAAGCCCTGGCTCGACGCCGACTTCGTCACCGAGCTCGGCGGCCGCAAGGAGATGTCCGAGTGGCTGGTCGCCCACCAGCTGCCCTACCGGGACTCGACGGAGAAGGCGTACTCCACCGACGCCAACATCTGGGGCGCCACCCACGAGGCCAAGACCCTGGAGCACCTGGACACCGGCATCGAGACCGTCGAGCCGATCATGGGCGTCCGGTTCTGGGACCCCGAGGTCGAGATCCTCACCGAGGACGTGACCGTCGGCTTCGACCAGGGCCGCCCGGTGACGATCAACGGCAAGGAGTTCGACTCCGCCGTCGACCTGGTCATGGAGGCCAACGCCATCGGCGGCCGCCACGGCCTCGGCATGTCCGACCAGATCGAGAACCGCATCATCGAGGCCAAGAGCCGCGGCATCTACGAGGCCCCCGGCATGGCCCTCCTGCACGCCGCGTACGAGCGCCTCGTCAACGCCATCCACAACGAGGACACCGTCGCGCAGTACCACAACGAGGGCCGGCGCCTGGGCCGCCTCATGTACGAGGGCCGCTGGCTGGACCCGCAGGCGCTGATGATCCGTGAGTCGCTGCAGCGCTGGGTCGGCGCGGCGGTCACGGGCGAGGTCACGCTGCGCCTGCGCCGTGGCGAGGACTACTCGATCCTCGACACGACCGGCCCCGCCTTCAGCTACCACCCGGACAAGCTCTCCATGGAGCGCACCGAGGACTCCGCCTTCGGCCCCGTCGACCGCATCGGCCAGCTGACCATGCGCAACCTCGACATCGCCGACTCCCGCGCCAAGCTCGAGCAGTACGCCGGCCTCGGCCTCATCGGCACCGGCAGCCCCACCATCGGCGCCTCCCAGGCGGCCGCGACCGGCCTCATCGGCACCATGCCGGAGCTGCCGGAGGGCGGCGCCGAGGTGATCGCCTCCCGCGGCGAGGTCTCCGCGGAGGACGCGCTGCTGGACCGCGCCGCGATGGAGTCCGGCACGGACTGA
- a CDS encoding class I SAM-dependent methyltransferase: protein MTTATTATTATTATTATTVTTATTVTTSGIATTAVDHYDRFLAQHYTWMLGGDLLSLAEARRAFLAEWGVVPGQAGGLAVDLGCGPGHTSLALAGLGFDSVLAVDLSEPLLGELAAHAAESPAVRPVRADVRTALPELVRPGSAAAIVCLGDTLTHLPTRGDVAALFADVAQALAPGGTAVFGYRDLTVPLTGTDRFLPVRATEDRIMTCFLEYPADYDDYTVVVHDLIHTRDGSGGDWAMDAHSYRKLRLSHAWVLEQFRVAGLRPTREGTGPGGMRIVALERAATSGRSAATTG, encoded by the coding sequence ATGACGACCGCCACGACCGCCACGACCGCGACGACCGCGACGACCGCCACGACCGTTACAACCGCCACGACCGTTACGACGTCCGGGATCGCCACGACCGCCGTCGATCACTACGACCGGTTTCTCGCCCAGCACTACACGTGGATGCTGGGTGGTGATCTGCTCTCGCTCGCCGAGGCCCGGCGTGCGTTCCTGGCGGAGTGGGGTGTGGTTCCCGGGCAGGCAGGGGGCCTCGCCGTGGATCTGGGGTGCGGCCCGGGGCACACGAGCCTCGCCCTGGCCGGGCTGGGCTTCGACTCCGTGCTCGCCGTCGACCTGAGCGAGCCGCTGCTGGGCGAACTGGCCGCACACGCCGCCGAGTCGCCGGCGGTGCGTCCGGTGCGGGCGGACGTGCGTACCGCGCTGCCGGAGCTGGTCCGTCCGGGCTCGGCGGCGGCGATCGTCTGTCTCGGTGACACGCTGACCCATCTGCCGACGAGAGGGGACGTGGCCGCGCTGTTCGCCGATGTCGCTCAGGCGCTCGCGCCCGGCGGGACGGCCGTCTTCGGCTACCGCGACCTGACGGTCCCGCTGACCGGTACGGACCGCTTCCTGCCGGTCCGTGCCACCGAGGACCGGATCATGACCTGCTTCCTGGAGTACCCGGCCGACTACGACGACTACACGGTCGTCGTGCACGACCTGATCCACACCCGGGACGGCTCCGGCGGCGACTGGGCCATGGACGCCCACAGCTACCGGAAGCTGCGGCTCTCCCACGCCTGGGTGCTGGAGCAGTTCCGTGTCGCCGGGCTGCGTCCCACGCGGGAGGGGACGGGCCCGGGAGGCATGCGGATCGTGGCGTTGGAACGCGCGGCAACCTCCGGGCGGTCGGCGGCGACCACAGGGTGA